A section of the Ruania halotolerans genome encodes:
- a CDS encoding ABC transporter ATP-binding protein, translating into MSLETANLTVADLSAEGLGYRVDSAQLLRGVGLTLRAGEVTGVLGPNGSGKSTLLRLIIGALPPSAGQLYLDGQDAHTISRRRRARTLALVEQEAHTEIRLTAREVVLLGRIPHRSAFGGDSPDDLMLAEESLERAGATHLADRDFGTLSGGERQRVQLARALAQRPRLLLLDEPTNHLDVAAQLAMLRLVRDVATHGTGVLMALHDLAHAAQACDQVLVLDHGEVAAAGPPREVLTPELIASVYGVQAEWVQGQTGTTLILTPLP; encoded by the coding sequence ATGAGCCTGGAAACCGCGAATCTGACCGTGGCGGACCTGTCGGCCGAAGGGCTCGGCTACCGGGTGGACTCGGCTCAGTTGCTCCGCGGCGTCGGCCTGACCCTGCGCGCCGGCGAGGTGACCGGAGTGCTCGGCCCGAACGGCTCCGGCAAATCCACCCTGTTGCGGCTGATCATCGGTGCGCTGCCGCCCAGCGCCGGGCAGTTGTACCTCGACGGGCAGGATGCACACACAATCAGCCGCCGGCGGCGAGCCCGCACATTGGCCTTGGTGGAACAGGAAGCACACACCGAGATCCGGCTCACCGCGCGCGAGGTGGTGCTGCTCGGTCGGATCCCGCATCGCTCGGCCTTCGGGGGCGACTCCCCGGACGACCTGATGCTGGCAGAGGAGAGCCTGGAGCGCGCCGGTGCCACGCACCTGGCCGACCGGGACTTCGGCACCCTCTCCGGCGGGGAACGGCAGCGGGTGCAACTGGCGCGGGCGCTCGCCCAGCGGCCGCGCCTGTTGTTGCTGGACGAGCCCACGAACCATCTCGACGTCGCCGCACAGCTGGCCATGCTCCGCCTCGTCCGGGACGTCGCCACCCACGGCACGGGAGTGTTAATGGCGCTGCACGATCTGGCCCATGCGGCGCAGGCGTGCGATCAGGTACTGGTGCTCGATCACGGTGAGGTCGCCGCGGCCGGGCCACCCCGGGAGGTGCTGACCCCGGAGCTCATCGCCTCCGTATACGGGGTGCAGGCGGAGTGGGTCCAGGGCCAGACCGGCACAACCCTCATCCTCACCCCCCTCCCCTGA
- a CDS encoding putative F420-0 ABC transporter permease subunit translates to MTASAVRRNQPAPTRAPIPDDGPSPAPDGAPRRGVLRLWLPAGALVLLGSMLVALTLGPAAITPADVLGSAWHHALTWLADRGLPLTPPENPLTVIRDAIVWQGRAPRLITAVCVGAGLALCGAVMQAITRNPLADPYLLGVSSGAALGAVAVLLLGVAIALPVAAFVGALLALGATLSLAGIGGRLTPGRTILAGIAVAQACSALVSFVIFSTAQGDSYREIINWLMGSLASANWSSVAIAGAAVVIIGVALLAYGRSLDAFAFGDTAAASLGVHVPRTRWLLLTLTALLTGALVSVSGSIGFVGLVLPHVVRLLVGARHVQLLPLAAIGGGIFLLWADTGARTIFDPSEVPVGILTAAIGAPVFAWLLLRNRSAS, encoded by the coding sequence GTGACCGCTTCCGCCGTGCGGCGCAACCAGCCAGCCCCCACCCGTGCGCCGATTCCCGACGACGGCCCCTCGCCCGCGCCGGACGGCGCACCCCGGCGTGGGGTACTCAGGCTGTGGCTCCCCGCTGGCGCACTGGTGCTGCTCGGCTCGATGCTGGTGGCGCTCACGCTCGGCCCGGCGGCGATCACCCCGGCCGACGTCCTCGGCAGCGCCTGGCACCACGCGCTCACCTGGCTGGCCGATCGAGGACTGCCGCTCACCCCGCCGGAGAACCCGCTCACGGTGATCCGGGACGCGATCGTCTGGCAGGGGCGCGCACCGCGGCTGATCACCGCCGTGTGTGTGGGCGCCGGGCTGGCGCTATGTGGCGCCGTGATGCAGGCGATCACCCGCAACCCCCTCGCCGACCCCTATCTGCTCGGCGTCTCCTCCGGTGCGGCACTCGGCGCCGTCGCGGTGCTGTTGCTCGGTGTGGCCATCGCACTGCCGGTGGCTGCGTTCGTCGGAGCGCTGCTGGCCCTCGGTGCCACGCTGTCCTTGGCCGGGATCGGCGGACGACTCACCCCCGGGCGAACCATCCTCGCCGGTATCGCCGTGGCCCAGGCCTGCTCGGCCCTCGTCTCATTCGTGATCTTCTCCACCGCCCAGGGTGACTCCTACCGGGAGATCATCAACTGGCTGATGGGATCCCTCGCCTCGGCCAACTGGTCGTCTGTGGCCATCGCAGGGGCCGCCGTCGTGATCATCGGTGTGGCGCTGCTGGCGTACGGGCGCAGCCTGGACGCATTCGCATTCGGGGACACCGCGGCCGCCTCCCTCGGAGTGCACGTGCCGCGCACCCGGTGGCTGCTGCTCACTCTCACCGCCCTGCTCACCGGCGCGCTGGTGAGCGTGAGCGGGTCGATCGGCTTCGTCGGCCTGGTGCTCCCGCACGTGGTGCGGCTGCTCGTGGGTGCCCGGCACGTGCAGCTGCTCCCGCTCGCGGCCATCGGCGGCGGGATCTTCCTGCTCTGGGCCGACACCGGCGCACGCACGATCTTCGACCCCTCCGAAGTGCCGGTGGGCATCCTCACCGCAGCCATCGGCGCCCCCGTCTTCGCCTGGCTGCTGCTGCGGAACCGGAGCGCCTCATGA
- a CDS encoding putative F420-0 ABC transporter substrate-binding protein: protein MNLEFFVLLTRRAAIVCAVPLVLALTACGSAGEASPSPGADGSAETSGDAAAAYPVTVDNCGTEVTVTEAPMRIVTIKSTSTEMVLALGLGDRLVGTAFSDGPFPEDLAGAGAEAPVLAERAPSEEVVLETEPDLVFAGWESNFSADGAGERTDLQELGIATYVSPAACQGEGYQPDPLTFDHIFGSIEEAGALLGAPDAATELIEAQQAELAEVDASDAGLSALWYSSGSDTPFVGAGIGAPQLLMETVGLENIMADTAETWASVSWEAVAEQNPDVIVLVDSAWNTAEHKIEVLESTPTTSVLPAVQEGRYLIVPFPASEAGVRSVPAATDLAAQLTELEASVP from the coding sequence GTGAACCTGGAGTTCTTCGTGCTGCTGACCCGTCGCGCCGCCATCGTGTGCGCCGTCCCGCTCGTTCTCGCCCTCACAGCCTGTGGATCTGCAGGTGAGGCATCCCCCTCACCCGGCGCAGACGGCTCCGCGGAGACATCCGGCGACGCTGCCGCCGCCTACCCGGTCACCGTGGACAACTGCGGCACCGAGGTCACGGTGACCGAGGCGCCGATGCGCATCGTGACGATCAAGTCCACCTCCACCGAGATGGTGCTCGCCCTCGGCCTCGGTGACCGGCTGGTGGGAACCGCGTTCTCCGACGGCCCGTTCCCGGAAGACCTCGCCGGTGCCGGGGCGGAGGCGCCGGTGCTCGCCGAACGGGCGCCGTCGGAAGAGGTGGTGCTGGAGACCGAACCGGACCTCGTGTTCGCTGGGTGGGAGTCCAACTTCTCCGCCGACGGAGCCGGCGAGCGCACCGACCTGCAGGAGCTGGGCATCGCCACCTACGTCTCCCCCGCCGCCTGCCAGGGTGAGGGATACCAGCCGGACCCGCTCACGTTCGACCACATCTTCGGCTCCATCGAGGAGGCGGGCGCGCTGCTCGGTGCCCCCGACGCCGCCACCGAGCTGATCGAGGCCCAGCAGGCCGAACTCGCCGAGGTCGACGCCTCCGATGCCGGCCTGAGTGCGCTGTGGTACTCCTCCGGCTCCGACACCCCCTTCGTCGGGGCCGGGATCGGCGCCCCACAACTGCTCATGGAGACCGTCGGGCTGGAGAACATCATGGCCGACACCGCCGAGACCTGGGCGTCCGTCTCCTGGGAGGCCGTGGCGGAGCAGAACCCGGACGTGATCGTGCTGGTGGACTCCGCCTGGAACACGGCCGAGCACAAGATCGAGGTGCTCGAGTCCACCCCCACCACCTCGGTGCTGCCCGCCGTGCAGGAGGGCCGCTACCTCATCGTGCCGTTCCCGGCCAGTGAGGCCGGGGTGCGCAGCGTGCCCGCCGCCACCGATCTCGCCGCCCAGCTGACCGAGCTGGAGGCATCTGTGCCGTGA
- a CDS encoding phospholipase D-like domain-containing protein gives MSKVGEVIRRGRRALAWWLAIAAAVHGAAIAIVVAVDLVRKRRDPPGGEFPHTPPRTLKIAESEVTVYTFGQHVYDAMLASIRSAERVIYFETFIWKSDEIGQLFKDELIAAAERGVEVYLVVDSWGNLVVDPRFKEMPELPTLHVRWFPFFRPGLLTMNVRKTGRDHRKLLIVDGAVGYVGGYNIGSLYATQWRDTHARLAGASVWELEDSFVDFWNENRKRHQPRLPDRGARAWEARIRGAENAPSRLLFPIRALYLQAMDRAEHHIYITQAYFIPDREILAALINAAQRGVTVRVLVPKVSNHVIADWAARTYYTQLLKAGVELWLFRGAMVHAKTMTVDGRWSTIGTANIDRMSMTGNFEVNLEIYDDALAEHMEQVFATDLTNASQLTLAQWSKRRPITRALEQLIKPFGPLL, from the coding sequence ATGTCGAAGGTGGGTGAGGTGATCCGCCGTGGCCGCCGTGCGCTGGCATGGTGGCTCGCGATTGCGGCGGCGGTGCACGGGGCGGCGATCGCGATCGTGGTGGCGGTGGACCTGGTGCGTAAGCGACGTGACCCTCCTGGCGGAGAGTTCCCCCACACCCCGCCGCGCACGCTGAAGATCGCCGAGTCGGAGGTGACCGTCTACACGTTCGGCCAGCACGTGTACGACGCGATGCTCGCCTCGATCCGCTCGGCCGAGCGAGTGATCTATTTCGAGACGTTCATCTGGAAGTCGGACGAGATCGGCCAGTTGTTCAAGGACGAGCTGATCGCCGCGGCGGAGCGCGGAGTCGAGGTCTATCTCGTCGTCGATTCGTGGGGAAACCTGGTGGTGGACCCACGGTTCAAGGAGATGCCCGAGCTGCCCACCCTGCACGTGCGGTGGTTTCCGTTCTTCCGCCCTGGGCTGCTCACCATGAACGTGCGCAAGACAGGCCGGGACCACCGCAAACTGCTGATCGTGGACGGTGCGGTCGGGTACGTCGGTGGGTACAACATCGGCTCCTTGTACGCCACGCAGTGGCGCGACACGCACGCGCGCCTCGCTGGTGCCTCGGTCTGGGAGTTGGAAGACTCGTTCGTCGACTTCTGGAACGAGAACCGCAAACGCCACCAACCGCGCCTTCCCGATCGTGGCGCACGCGCCTGGGAAGCGCGCATCCGCGGCGCGGAGAACGCGCCGAGCCGGTTGCTGTTCCCGATCCGAGCGCTCTACCTGCAGGCGATGGACCGCGCCGAGCACCACATCTACATCACCCAGGCGTACTTCATCCCGGACCGAGAGATCCTGGCCGCCCTGATCAACGCCGCGCAGCGCGGGGTGACGGTGCGCGTACTGGTGCCTAAGGTCTCCAACCACGTGATCGCCGACTGGGCTGCCCGCACGTACTACACCCAGCTGCTCAAGGCAGGTGTCGAGCTGTGGTTGTTCCGCGGGGCCATGGTGCACGCCAAGACGATGACCGTGGACGGGCGCTGGTCGACCATCGGCACGGCCAATATCGACCGGATGTCGATGACCGGGAACTTCGAGGTGAACCTGGAGATCTACGATGACGCGCTCGCCGAGCACATGGAGCAGGTCTTCGCCACCGATCTCACCAACGCCAGCCAGCTCACCCTCGCTCAGTGGAGCAAACGCAGGCCCATCACACGCGCCCTGGAGCAGCTCATCAAACCGTTCGGCCCGCTCCTGTAA